One stretch of Thalassovita sp. DNA includes these proteins:
- a CDS encoding pyridoxal phosphate-dependent decarboxylase family protein produces the protein MNELELLEEADALARRYVAGVADQPVFPDAQALDALSAFAEPLPDEGKGALDTVQMLDRLGSPATVVSNGPNYFGFVIGATLPAAAAAERMVGAWDQCASSYDNAPVADVLEKQAGAWLLEILDLPRESAVAFGTSATACGLSVLAAARATLLARQGWDYSEQGLIGAPEIKVMVPATVHVTVRKALQILGFGWANVAKLPVDGEGRVIPDQMPEMDDRTILVLQAGEVNTGEFDRFAEIIPRAKAAGAWVHVDGAFGLWARASALKDLTDGVEGADSWTTDGHKWLNTPYDGAMAICRDPQALARVMNADAAYSTASADSQKNLTLEFSRRARGIPIWAALRALGRNGVAAMVEKHHAQAVHVGEGLRAAGFEVLNRVVLNQVLVRGRNDAATAAILQQAQDSGQVWFGGTVWQGRPAFRISLSSFRTEQENVDRLINLLRQIGPDGSARR, from the coding sequence ATGAATGAGTTAGAGTTACTAGAAGAAGCCGATGCACTGGCGCGTCGCTATGTTGCAGGTGTTGCGGACCAGCCGGTGTTTCCCGATGCGCAGGCGCTGGACGCCCTATCGGCTTTTGCTGAACCGCTACCGGATGAGGGCAAAGGCGCGCTGGACACAGTGCAGATGCTCGACAGGCTCGGCTCCCCGGCAACGGTGGTCAGCAACGGGCCGAACTATTTTGGCTTTGTCATCGGGGCCACCCTGCCGGCCGCCGCTGCGGCAGAACGGATGGTGGGTGCCTGGGATCAATGCGCCTCCTCTTATGACAATGCGCCGGTTGCGGATGTTCTGGAAAAACAGGCCGGTGCCTGGCTGCTGGAGATCCTGGATCTGCCCCGTGAAAGTGCGGTTGCCTTTGGCACCTCTGCCACCGCTTGTGGCCTGAGCGTTCTGGCCGCCGCGCGCGCAACGCTGCTGGCGCGGCAGGGCTGGGATTACAGTGAACAGGGGCTGATCGGCGCGCCTGAGATCAAGGTCATGGTGCCTGCAACCGTTCATGTGACCGTGCGCAAGGCGTTGCAGATCCTTGGGTTTGGCTGGGCCAATGTGGCCAAACTGCCCGTCGATGGGGAGGGGCGCGTGATCCCGGACCAGATGCCAGAGATGGACGACCGCACGATCTTGGTCCTGCAGGCCGGTGAGGTGAACACGGGTGAGTTTGATCGCTTTGCCGAGATCATTCCACGCGCCAAGGCCGCGGGGGCTTGGGTGCATGTGGATGGGGCGTTTGGCCTCTGGGCACGTGCCTCGGCATTGAAAGATCTGACCGACGGGGTGGAGGGCGCGGACAGCTGGACGACGGATGGGCACAAGTGGCTCAACACGCCTTATGACGGGGCGATGGCGATTTGCCGGGATCCGCAGGCTCTGGCGCGGGTGATGAATGCAGATGCGGCCTATTCCACGGCCTCAGCGGATTCCCAAAAGAACCTGACACTGGAGTTTTCGCGCCGGGCGCGCGGCATTCCGATCTGGGCCGCGCTGCGAGCGCTGGGCCGCAACGGCGTGGCCGCGATGGTGGAAAAACATCACGCGCAGGCCGTGCATGTTGGGGAGGGGCTGCGTGCCGCCGGGTTTGAGGTGCTGAACCGTGTGGTCCTTAATCAGGTTCTGGTCCGCGGCCGCAATGATGCGGCGACGGCCGCAATTTTGCAGCAGGCACAGGACAGCGGGCAGGTCTGGTTTGGCGGTACCGTTTGGCAGGGGCGTCCGGCGTTTCGGATCAGCCTGTCGTCCTTCCGGACGGAACAGGAAAACG
- a CDS encoding metalloregulator ArsR/SmtB family transcription factor, with protein sequence MNNGFVDMVPALRALANPHRAQIMDWLLDPLAHFPPQRDGCRLKDGVCVGFITDKTGLSQPTVTSHMKALEAAGLVTSKKIKNWVFYKADAGQLQALSAGFDQGARAQS encoded by the coding sequence ATGAACAACGGATTTGTCGACATGGTGCCCGCTTTGCGGGCTTTGGCCAATCCGCACCGTGCTCAGATCATGGATTGGCTGCTGGACCCGCTGGCGCATTTCCCGCCGCAGCGTGATGGGTGCCGGCTGAAGGATGGCGTCTGTGTGGGGTTCATCACCGACAAAACCGGCCTCAGCCAGCCGACGGTCACCAGCCATATGAAGGCATTGGAAGCGGCCGGTTTGGTGACCTCAAAGAAGATCAAGAACTGGGTGTTTTACAAGGCTGATGCCGGGCAACTGCAGGCGCTCTCGGCTGGTTTTGATCAGGGCGCACGGGCGCAAAGTTGA
- a CDS encoding sterol desaturase family protein, whose translation MGATLRVLMNMGTLHRLAPLWFAGIVALVVFWTPWLLLALVYGAVMQFFVEYAMHRFLLHREPPTDQSPFNELYRSHIGHHEFPNDPEFFTGDQHWYPVKFASKSLVVHFLILWPFVGWQMALLFPFVALTVGSVTAFTFYEYCHTLAHLNVPKGWFGERVTRSHLRHHFNDHEATFHVSFGMEWIDRLFGTKYERGAAKERFDRKTILSMGMDPDDLRLVTARKAFGIKDHPTRRKEA comes from the coding sequence ATGGGCGCGACCTTACGTGTATTGATGAATATGGGCACGCTGCACCGGTTGGCACCACTGTGGTTCGCCGGGATCGTGGCGCTGGTGGTGTTTTGGACCCCTTGGTTGCTGCTGGCCCTGGTTTACGGCGCGGTGATGCAGTTCTTTGTTGAATATGCCATGCACCGGTTTCTGCTGCACCGGGAACCACCAACCGATCAGAGCCCGTTCAATGAGCTTTATCGCAGCCACATCGGCCATCATGAGTTCCCCAATGATCCCGAGTTCTTCACCGGTGATCAGCATTGGTATCCGGTGAAATTTGCCAGCAAATCGCTGGTGGTGCATTTCCTGATCCTCTGGCCCTTTGTTGGCTGGCAGATGGCGCTGCTGTTTCCCTTTGTGGCGCTGACCGTTGGGTCGGTGACTGCATTCACCTTCTATGAATACTGCCACACGCTTGCGCATCTGAACGTGCCCAAGGGCTGGTTTGGCGAGCGGGTGACACGCAGCCATCTGCGTCATCATTTCAACGATCACGAGGCCACGTTCCACGTCAGCTTTGGCATGGAATGGATCGACCGGCTGTTTGGCACCAAATACGAACGTGGCGCGGCGAAGGAACGGTTTGACCGCAAAACGATTCTTTCGATGGGGATGGATCCGGACGATCTGCGGCTGGTCACCGCGCGCAAGGCTTTCGGCATCAAGGACCACCCCACAAGGCGCAAAGAGGCCTGA
- a CDS encoding GTP-binding protein translates to MSDTAPDRSTDPRLPVTVLSGFLGAGKTTLLNRLLNNRDNHRIAVIVNDMSEVNIDADLVRSDSGSLSHTDETLVEMSNGCICCTLREDLLLEVRQLAEAGRFDYLLIESSGISEPIPVATSFAFRDEEGRSLSDVARLDTMATVVDAVNLLENYSSHDFLADHGETAGEGDDRTLVHLLTDQIEFADVVVLNKVSAAGPERTKAARQIIRSLNGDAKIIETDFSEVAVADLLNTGLFDFDRAYEHPMWAKELYGFEDHVPETEEYGVASYVFRAHAPFDPRRIHDLLNGPLPGVIRAKGHMWLASRPKWVAEFSLAGALSSIGPIGTWWASVPADTWPNHEGLRKYMQDHWREPFGDRRQELVFIGAGIDWPKLRAQLESCLVQQATLETLPNYAEMPDPFPPWRQAEAAE, encoded by the coding sequence ATGTCAGATACAGCGCCCGATAGATCGACCGACCCCCGCCTGCCCGTCACCGTCCTTTCCGGATTTCTGGGCGCCGGCAAAACAACCCTGCTGAACCGTTTGCTCAACAACCGCGACAACCATCGCATCGCCGTCATCGTGAACGATATGTCCGAAGTGAACATCGACGCCGATCTGGTGCGCAGTGACAGCGGATCGCTGAGCCATACCGACGAAACCCTCGTTGAGATGTCCAACGGCTGTATCTGCTGCACCCTGCGCGAAGATCTGTTGCTTGAGGTTCGGCAATTGGCTGAGGCCGGACGATTTGACTACCTGTTGATCGAGTCCTCCGGGATTTCCGAACCTATTCCCGTCGCGACCTCCTTTGCCTTTCGCGATGAAGAAGGCCGCAGCCTGTCCGACGTTGCACGTCTGGACACGATGGCCACCGTGGTGGATGCGGTGAACCTGTTGGAAAACTACTCCAGCCACGATTTTCTGGCTGACCATGGTGAAACCGCGGGCGAAGGCGATGACCGTACCCTGGTGCATCTGCTGACCGACCAGATCGAATTTGCAGATGTCGTTGTGCTGAACAAAGTCAGCGCCGCCGGCCCGGAGCGCACCAAAGCCGCCCGGCAAATCATCCGCAGTCTGAACGGGGATGCCAAGATCATCGAAACGGATTTTTCCGAGGTCGCGGTTGCGGATCTGCTGAACACCGGACTGTTTGACTTTGACCGCGCCTATGAGCACCCGATGTGGGCAAAGGAGCTTTACGGCTTTGAGGATCACGTCCCCGAAACCGAGGAATACGGCGTGGCTTCCTACGTGTTTCGTGCCCACGCGCCATTTGATCCGCGCCGGATTCATGACCTGCTGAACGGGCCGCTGCCCGGTGTGATCCGGGCCAAGGGTCATATGTGGCTCGCAAGCCGCCCCAAATGGGTGGCCGAGTTTTCATTGGCGGGTGCGCTCTCTTCGATTGGCCCGATTGGCACCTGGTGGGCCTCCGTCCCGGCGGACACCTGGCCGAACCACGAAGGTCTGCGCAAATACATGCAGGACCACTGGCGCGAACCATTTGGGGATCGCCGGCAGGAGTTGGTCTTTATCGGTGCTGGCATCGACTGGCCCAAATTGCGCGCCCAGCTCGAATCCTGTCTAGTACAACAGGCCACCCTGGAAACCCTGCCAAACTACGCCGAAATGCCGGACCCGTTCCCGCCCTGGCGTCAAGCGGAGGCGGCTGAGTAA
- a CDS encoding DUF6525 family protein: MASNAQMGKRARKCGNLGQTGLRRRKRRGDPMRDYDSLPPALRHWLQQAVLPWSPHSCRRIWNTALQTGATQAEALAQLDRLEAATLNRARAA, from the coding sequence ATGGCCAGCAATGCACAGATGGGCAAACGGGCCCGAAAGTGTGGCAACCTGGGTCAAACCGGGTTGCGCCGCCGCAAGCGGCGTGGCGATCCCATGCGCGATTATGACAGCCTGCCGCCTGCGCTGCGGCACTGGCTGCAACAGGCCGTCTTGCCCTGGTCGCCACACTCCTGCCGACGCATCTGGAACACCGCCTTGCAGACAGGCGCAACCCAAGCCGAAGCCCTTGCTCAGTTGGACCGGCTGGAAGCCGCGACTCTCAACCGCGCCCGGGCGGCCTGA
- the pnp gene encoding polyribonucleotide nucleotidyltransferase — MFDVTTKSMQWGEETLTLETGKVARQADGTVIATLGETSVMANVTFAKAPKPGQDFFPLTVHYQEKYYAAGKIPGGFFKREARPTEKETLTARLIDRPIRPLFVPGFKHEVLVMCTVLSHDLVNDPDVVAMIAASAALTISGAPFRGPIACARVGFEDGEYILNPTVDDMDQLRNNPEQRLDLVVAGTKDAVMMVESEAYELTEAEMLGAVNFAHEQIQPVIDLIIDLAEDAAKDPFEFVSPDYSELFEVVKAAGEEQMRAAYAITDKQERVAAVAAAREAIIAGLSEEQQEDADLGSALKKLESTVLRGTVVKEGKRIDGRALDEIRPIVAETGMLPRTHGSALFTRGETQGLVVTTLGTGDDEQIIDALHGNYRSNFLLHYNFPPYSVGEVGRVGSPGRREIGHGKLAWRALQAVLPAPTDFPYTVRVVSEITESNGSSSMASVCGGSLSMMDAGVPLKSAVAGVAMGLVLEEDGSYAILSDILGDEDHLGDMDFKVAGTENGITSLQMDIKVAGITPEIMEKALAQAKAGRMQILGEMNKALSGASEFSVHAPRIETMQIPTDKIREVIGSGGKVIREIVEVSGAKVDINDDGIIKIASPDGECIKKAYEMIHSIVAEPEEGAIYKGKVVKIVDFGAFVNFFGKRDGLVHVSQIENRRLNHPSDVLKEGQEVWVKLLGFDDRGKVRLSMKVVDQETGEEAKKEEE, encoded by the coding sequence ATGTTTGACGTAACGACCAAATCGATGCAGTGGGGCGAAGAGACCCTCACTCTGGAAACGGGCAAGGTTGCCCGTCAGGCCGACGGCACCGTCATCGCCACTCTGGGCGAGACTTCCGTCATGGCCAACGTGACCTTCGCAAAGGCACCAAAACCCGGTCAGGATTTCTTCCCGCTGACCGTACATTACCAAGAGAAATACTACGCCGCCGGTAAGATCCCTGGCGGTTTCTTTAAGCGCGAAGCGCGCCCGACCGAAAAAGAAACCCTGACCGCACGTCTGATCGACCGTCCGATCCGTCCGCTGTTCGTCCCCGGCTTCAAACACGAAGTTCTGGTGATGTGCACCGTGCTGTCCCACGACCTGGTCAACGACCCCGACGTTGTTGCCATGATCGCGGCCTCCGCTGCGCTGACCATTTCCGGCGCGCCGTTCCGCGGTCCGATCGCCTGTGCCCGTGTTGGTTTTGAGGATGGTGAATACATCCTGAACCCGACCGTGGACGACATGGACCAGCTGCGCAACAACCCCGAGCAGCGCCTCGACCTGGTTGTGGCCGGCACCAAAGACGCCGTGATGATGGTCGAATCGGAAGCCTACGAGCTGACCGAAGCCGAGATGCTGGGTGCGGTGAACTTCGCCCACGAACAGATCCAGCCGGTGATCGACCTGATCATCGATCTGGCCGAAGACGCCGCCAAAGATCCGTTTGAATTCGTATCGCCCGACTACTCGGAGCTGTTCGAAGTGGTGAAAGCCGCGGGCGAAGAGCAGATGCGTGCCGCCTATGCCATCACCGACAAGCAAGAGCGCGTTGCCGCTGTTGCCGCTGCGCGTGAAGCTATCATTGCAGGCCTGAGCGAAGAACAGCAGGAAGATGCGGATCTGGGTTCGGCCCTGAAGAAGCTGGAATCCACCGTTCTGCGTGGCACCGTTGTAAAAGAAGGCAAGCGGATCGACGGCCGTGCGCTGGACGAGATCCGTCCGATCGTTGCTGAAACCGGCATGCTGCCGCGGACCCACGGGTCGGCCCTGTTCACCCGTGGTGAAACCCAGGGTCTGGTTGTGACCACTCTGGGCACGGGCGACGATGAGCAGATCATCGACGCACTGCACGGCAACTACCGTTCGAACTTCCTGCTGCATTATAACTTCCCGCCCTACTCGGTTGGTGAAGTGGGCCGCGTTGGCTCGCCCGGTCGTCGTGAAATCGGTCACGGTAAGCTGGCATGGCGTGCGCTGCAGGCTGTTCTGCCCGCCCCGACTGACTTCCCCTACACCGTGCGTGTGGTTTCTGAGATCACCGAATCGAACGGCTCCTCCTCGATGGCGTCGGTCTGCGGTGGCTCGCTGTCGATGATGGACGCAGGTGTACCGCTGAAATCGGCCGTTGCCGGTGTGGCCATGGGTCTGGTTCTGGAAGAAGACGGTTCCTACGCGATCCTGTCCGACATTCTGGGCGACGAAGATCACCTGGGCGACATGGACTTCAAAGTGGCAGGTACCGAAAACGGCATCACCTCGCTGCAGATGGACATCAAGGTTGCAGGCATCACGCCTGAAATCATGGAGAAAGCGCTGGCACAGGCGAAAGCCGGCCGGATGCAAATCCTGGGTGAGATGAACAAAGCGCTGTCCGGCGCCTCGGAATTCTCGGTCCACGCTCCGCGCATTGAAACCATGCAGATCCCGACCGACAAGATCCGTGAAGTGATCGGCTCGGGCGGCAAAGTGATCCGCGAAATCGTTGAAGTGTCCGGCGCCAAAGTCGACATCAACGACGACGGCATCATCAAGATCGCTTCGCCTGACGGTGAGTGCATCAAGAAGGCTTATGAGATGATCCACTCGATCGTCGCTGAGCCGGAAGAAGGCGCCATCTACAAAGGTAAAGTTGTGAAGATCGTCGACTTCGGCGCCTTCGTGAACTTCTTTGGCAAGCGCGACGGTCTGGTGCACGTGTCCCAGATCGAAAACCGCCGCCTGAACCACCCCTCCGACGTTCTGAAGGAAGGTCAGGAAGTGTGGGTCAAACTGCTCGGCTTCGACGACCGCGGCAAAGTCCGCCTGTCGATGAAAGTTGTCGATCAGGAAACCGGCGAAGAAGCCAAAAAAGAAGAAGAGTAA
- a CDS encoding peroxiredoxin: MGLRINDIVPNFTAETDHGTISFHDWIGDSWAILFSHPKDFTPVCTTEFGAVAQLADEWAKRNTKVIGVSVDGVEEHKGWKGDIESYAGAEAGFPIIADSGLDVSKMFDMLPADAYLPDGRTPADSATVRSVFIISPDKKLQLTMTYPMTVGRNFAEVLRALDGLQRTYGQPLATPANWQQGQDVIVALALDDAAAEEKYGALDKKLPYLRFAKNPE, encoded by the coding sequence ATGGGTTTGCGCATCAACGACATCGTGCCGAATTTCACCGCCGAGACGGATCACGGCACCATCTCGTTCCATGATTGGATCGGCGACAGCTGGGCCATTTTGTTTTCACACCCCAAGGATTTTACCCCGGTTTGCACCACTGAATTTGGCGCCGTTGCGCAGCTGGCCGATGAATGGGCCAAACGCAACACCAAGGTGATCGGCGTTTCCGTCGATGGCGTGGAGGAGCACAAGGGCTGGAAAGGTGACATCGAATCTTACGCCGGCGCTGAGGCAGGTTTCCCGATCATCGCGGATAGTGGCCTGGACGTGTCCAAGATGTTCGACATGCTGCCCGCAGATGCCTATCTGCCCGACGGCCGGACCCCGGCAGACAGCGCCACCGTGCGGTCGGTCTTCATCATCTCGCCGGATAAAAAGCTGCAGCTGACCATGACCTACCCGATGACCGTGGGCCGCAACTTTGCCGAAGTTCTGCGCGCCCTGGACGGGTTGCAGCGCACCTACGGCCAGCCACTGGCCACCCCGGCCAACTGGCAGCAGGGTCAGGACGTGATTGTTGCCCTTGCCCTGGACGACGCCGCCGCCGAAGAAAAATACGGCGCGCTGGACAAAAAACTGCCCTACCTGCGGTTCGCCAAGAACCCTGAGTGA
- a CDS encoding aldehyde dehydrogenase family protein, giving the protein MIEKRQFYINGAWVDPIEGADHHVIDPSTEEPCAVISMGGQADADAAVAAAKAAFPAWMNTPVEERIALVEKFLEVYQRRNDEMGEAISLEMGAPIDMAKASQAGAGSYHAANFLRAAKKFDFFKPLGDHAPNDRIAMEPIGVCALITPWNWPMNQVVLKVIAAAIAGCTMVLKPSEESPLNALLFAEFMDEAGFPAGVFNLVNGDGMGVGAALTGHKDVDMVSFTGSTRAGIAISQNAALTLKRVHLELGGKGANLLFADADDKAVKRGVRHMMENSGQSCNAPSRMMVQREIYDRVVDEAAEIASSTKVASAHESGRHIGPVVNEAQWNKIQGLIQKGIDEGARVVAGGLGRPEGLNKGFFVRPTVFADVNNDMTIAREEIFGPVLSIIPFDTEEEAVEMANDTVYGLTNYVQTQDGARANRVARQFRSGMVEINGNSRGAGAPFGGMKQSGNGREGGTWGIEDFLEVKSIAGWTEE; this is encoded by the coding sequence ATGATCGAGAAACGTCAGTTCTATATCAACGGTGCTTGGGTCGACCCGATCGAGGGCGCGGATCATCACGTGATTGATCCCTCAACCGAAGAACCCTGTGCCGTCATTTCGATGGGTGGTCAGGCCGACGCCGATGCCGCCGTTGCGGCGGCCAAAGCGGCCTTCCCGGCGTGGATGAACACCCCGGTCGAAGAGCGGATTGCCCTGGTTGAGAAATTCCTTGAGGTCTATCAGCGCCGCAATGATGAGATGGGCGAAGCCATCTCGCTGGAGATGGGTGCGCCGATCGATATGGCCAAAGCCTCGCAGGCGGGCGCCGGGTCCTACCACGCGGCCAACTTCCTGCGCGCGGCCAAGAAGTTTGATTTCTTCAAACCGCTGGGCGATCACGCACCAAACGACCGTATCGCGATGGAGCCGATCGGCGTCTGTGCCCTGATCACCCCATGGAACTGGCCGATGAACCAGGTGGTTCTGAAGGTGATCGCCGCCGCCATCGCTGGCTGCACCATGGTGCTGAAACCATCGGAAGAAAGCCCGCTGAACGCGCTGCTGTTTGCTGAGTTCATGGACGAAGCCGGCTTCCCCGCCGGTGTCTTCAACCTGGTGAACGGTGATGGCATGGGTGTTGGCGCGGCTCTGACCGGCCACAAGGACGTGGACATGGTCTCCTTCACCGGTTCCACCCGCGCAGGCATCGCCATCTCGCAGAATGCGGCCCTGACGCTGAAGCGTGTGCACCTGGAACTGGGCGGCAAAGGCGCCAACCTTCTGTTTGCAGATGCTGACGACAAGGCCGTCAAACGTGGCGTGCGCCATATGATGGAAAACTCAGGCCAGAGCTGCAACGCCCCGTCGCGGATGATGGTTCAACGTGAGATCTATGATCGCGTGGTGGATGAAGCGGCTGAGATTGCCAGCAGCACCAAAGTGGCCAGCGCCCACGAAAGTGGTCGCCACATCGGCCCGGTGGTGAACGAAGCCCAGTGGAACAAGATCCAAGGTCTGATCCAGAAAGGCATCGACGAAGGCGCCCGCGTGGTAGCCGGTGGTCTGGGTCGCCCCGAAGGTCTGAACAAAGGTTTCTTCGTTCGCCCCACCGTGTTTGCGGATGTGAACAACGATATGACCATCGCCCGCGAGGAGATCTTTGGCCCGGTGCTGTCGATCATCCCCTTCGACACCGAAGAGGAAGCCGTGGAAATGGCCAATGACACCGTCTATGGCCTGACCAACTACGTGCAAACGCAGGACGGCGCTCGTGCCAACCGGGTCGCACGTCAGTTCCGCTCGGGTATGGTGGAAATCAACGGCAACAGCCGCGGTGCTGGCGCACCTTTCGGCGGTATGAAACAGTCCGGCAACGGCCGCGAGGGCGGCACTTGGGGGATTGAGGACTTCCTGGAAGTCAAATCCATCGCTGGCTGGACCGAAGAGTAA
- a CDS encoding helix-turn-helix domain-containing protein, giving the protein MPKIVDHDAYKLDLAQRAVSYFSEHGYGGTSMRKIADHLGLSKSALYHYFPTKEDLFLACTKQVMAAFDGDLIDPEASEAENLSRLTAVLRRDFDTEMALIFDYLRGKSADEIAADEAMQIAMQAYRNVVTAIVGPERAEETLARLMGELLLDYLSGR; this is encoded by the coding sequence ATGCCCAAGATTGTTGATCACGATGCCTACAAGCTGGATCTGGCGCAGCGGGCAGTCTCGTATTTCTCGGAACATGGCTATGGCGGCACCAGCATGCGCAAGATCGCCGATCATCTGGGCCTGTCGAAAAGCGCCCTCTATCACTACTTCCCCACCAAAGAGGATCTGTTTCTGGCCTGCACCAAACAGGTGATGGCAGCCTTTGACGGTGACCTGATCGATCCTGAGGCTTCAGAGGCGGAAAACCTCAGCCGCCTGACAGCGGTGCTGCGCAGGGATTTCGACACGGAGATGGCGCTGATCTTCGACTATCTGCGTGGCAAATCAGCGGATGAGATCGCGGCGGATGAGGCCATGCAGATCGCGATGCAGGCCTATCGCAACGTGGTCACCGCCATTGTGGGGCCAGAACGGGCCGAGGAAACCCTGGCCCGTCTGATGGGGGAACTGTTGCTGGACTACCTGTCCGGCCGCTGA
- a CDS encoding SDR family NAD(P)-dependent oxidoreductase yields the protein MTQNTPWHGKVAVVTGGSSGIGQATAHALAEQGARVLITGRNAERLSQTAQNIKGIETLLADSADPASSAQIVQTALDHWGRIDLIVNNAGAGHPMPMTDYTPEAIAAISNVNITAPSLLVHSARPALRDSRGAIVNISTALTQGSVPMLAHYAATKAALEHLTRSWAIELAGDGIRVNAIAPGPVKSGALTGMMGLTPEMAQQVEVQEAAQIPLGRRGEPGDIVSWVLQLGSIENRWLTGQILTIDGGWSQRG from the coding sequence ATGACACAGAACACCCCCTGGCACGGAAAGGTCGCAGTTGTAACCGGCGGCAGCAGCGGCATTGGGCAGGCCACCGCCCATGCCCTGGCAGAACAAGGCGCCCGCGTCTTGATCACCGGGCGCAACGCAGAGCGGCTGAGCCAGACGGCGCAAAACATCAAAGGCATCGAAACGCTGCTGGCCGACAGTGCAGATCCGGCAAGTAGTGCCCAGATTGTGCAGACCGCACTGGATCATTGGGGCAGGATCGACCTGATTGTGAACAACGCTGGCGCGGGCCATCCCATGCCGATGACGGATTACACGCCAGAGGCCATTGCGGCGATCAGCAACGTCAACATCACCGCCCCATCGCTGCTGGTGCACAGCGCACGGCCCGCGCTGCGCGACAGCCGAGGCGCGATCGTGAACATCAGCACGGCCCTAACACAGGGATCCGTTCCGATGCTGGCCCATTACGCCGCCACCAAAGCCGCGCTGGAACACCTCACCCGGTCCTGGGCGATTGAGCTGGCAGGCGACGGCATCCGGGTCAACGCCATCGCGCCCGGCCCGGTCAAATCCGGCGCGCTGACCGGGATGATGGGGCTAACGCCTGAGATGGCGCAGCAGGTTGAGGTCCAAGAGGCCGCGCAGATCCCCCTGGGGCGCCGCGGTGAGCCGGGGGATATCGTGTCTTGGGTTTTGCAGCTGGGCAGCATTGAAAACCGCTGGCTGACGGGCCAAATCCTTACCATTGACGGCGGATGGTCCCAGCGCGGCTGA
- a CDS encoding MerR family transcriptional regulator encodes MLAKEAASHLGISQRMLRHYETSGLMEVPRHTNGYRLYRPADLRRAERIRDFIAAGFSTREVYAMRDCLSDQGTGPCEGGIKKMQEKLDHIDRLQSDLSKRRATILLRIKDMEAGLADAKAPTPEMVD; translated from the coding sequence ATGCTTGCCAAAGAAGCCGCATCACACCTTGGAATATCGCAACGCATGCTGCGCCACTACGAAACCTCCGGCCTGATGGAGGTGCCCCGGCACACAAACGGCTACCGGCTTTATCGGCCCGCTGACCTGCGCCGGGCGGAACGGATCCGTGATTTCATCGCAGCCGGATTTTCAACGCGTGAGGTCTATGCCATGCGCGACTGTCTTAGCGATCAGGGCACCGGCCCCTGTGAGGGCGGCATCAAAAAGATGCAGGAGAAGCTGGATCACATCGACCGCCTGCAGAGCGACCTATCAAAACGGCGCGCCACGATCCTGCTGCGCATCAAGGATATGGAGGCCGGGTTGGCCGACGCAAAGGCACCCACACCCGAAATGGTGGATTAA
- a CDS encoding RluA family pseudouridine synthase — translation MEITPYAPPNDPLEILHEDHEIVVVNKPSGLLSVPGRGEHLADCLISRVQAVFPQALLVHRLDRDTSGVMVFGLTPHAQRSLSMQFEKRTTKKSYIARVDGRIAEKTGTVDLPLIVDWPNRPRQMVDHENGKEAITNWRVLKASDVETRVRLTPKTGRSHQLRVHMLALGHVILGDPLYATGAAADHPRLMLHSEELRINHPESGKGMSFRAKAPF, via the coding sequence ATGGAAATCACACCCTATGCCCCGCCAAACGACCCGTTGGAGATCCTGCATGAGGATCATGAGATCGTGGTTGTTAACAAACCCTCCGGCCTGTTGTCGGTTCCGGGGCGCGGTGAACATCTGGCCGATTGCCTGATCAGCCGGGTGCAGGCTGTTTTCCCGCAGGCGCTGCTGGTGCATCGGTTGGACCGGGATACCTCAGGGGTGATGGTCTTTGGCCTGACACCACATGCGCAGCGTAGCCTGTCGATGCAATTTGAAAAGCGCACCACGAAGAAAAGCTACATCGCCCGCGTCGACGGCCGCATCGCTGAGAAAACTGGCACCGTGGATCTGCCGTTGATCGTGGATTGGCCCAATCGCCCGCGTCAGATGGTGGACCATGAAAACGGCAAAGAGGCGATCACCAACTGGCGGGTGTTGAAGGCATCAGATGTGGAAACCCGGGTGCGCCTGACCCCGAAAACGGGCCGCAGCCATCAGCTGCGGGTGCATATGCTGGCGCTTGGTCATGTGATCCTTGGCGATCCGCTCTATGCCACCGGGGCGGCCGCGGATCATCCGCGCTTGATGCTGCATTCTGAGGAGCTGCGGATCAATCATCCCGAAAGTGGCAAGGGCATGTCGTTCCGCGCAAAGGCGCCGTTTTAA